The window CTCGTAGCGCTCACGGTTACGATCAAATTCGAATCTAAGATTCTGGCGAAAGGCTTCTGCTGTTCCCGCCCGATCTACCTGCACGGAATGATCCACAACTAGGTCCACCGGAACCAATGGTTCGATAACGGAAGGATCCTTGCCCAGCTGGGCTGCCGCATCCCGCATCGCGGCCAGGTCGACTAAAAGCGGCACACCCGTAAAGTCTTGAAGAACAATTCGCGAGACTGTGAAGGGAATTTCCTCTTGTGCAGGACTCTTTGCGTTCCAATTCGCAAGTCTAGTGACGTCATCCTCAGAAATTCTCTGTCCATCGCAATTTCTAAGGACCGACTCGAGAACGATCCGTATACTTACCGGAAGCCTGCTTATGGGACCAACGCCTTGCTTTTCCAACTCAGGGAGTGAGTAGAACTTACCGGAAGAGTTGCCGCTCTTGAATGGCTGAAGGCTATTGAAGGGATTGTTCATGAATCCGTGCCGTTTCGACTGTGAGGGGGGTGTGATTTAAACTAAATGGTCAGGCCTTGATCGCCGCCCTCAGTTCGGGAAAATCCGGAACGTTCTTAGGGTCGTCACTCGACCACGTATAAACAATTTCGCCGTCCGGGTTGACTACAAAGGCCGACCTTTTCGCGACGCCTTTCAACCCGAGTAAATCGGGATACAGCACGTCGTAGCTCTCGGCGACATCTTTGTTGAAGTCGCTTAGGAGGGGGAACGAAATATTCTCTTTAGTTGCCATCACCTCCAAGGTGAAAGGACTGTCTACACTGATTCCAAAGACGTCCGCGTTGAGCTCGGTGAATTGGTTTAACGTATCCCGGACGGAGCACATTTCGGACATGCACACGCTGGTGAATGCAAACGGAAAAAAGAGAAGAACTGTGTTTTTCTTTCCAAAATTGTCCGAGAGGGTTACGTCAACGAAACCGTCCTCGGTCTTTTGCTTCAAAGTGAAATCGGGTGCTTTTGTGCCTACTGCGAGTGCCATGACTGTTTTTTGTGATTTTTGCCTAAGTGAGACGAAACAAGTAGTTCAACGAATTTGGGGTGTCAACGCCCCTTGACCCGAAGAAGTCGGTAGACTCCGGCCCCGTCGTGTCCAGTAACGGTGGGTATCGTCTGAATCGCTCCAGTGAGTCGAAAGTCAGATCCATCCGGTGAGCGCAGAAACTGATCCACTACCCATCGGTTTTCTGCCGGTTCGATGCTGCAGGTGCTGTAGATGAGGTTCCCACCCAGAGCCACAAAAGACGACGCTTCTCGAAGAAAGTTCTGTTGAAGGAGCGGCATTTTCTTCAAGTCATCGGACGACAAGCGATATTTTACGTCGGGTTTTCGCCGAATTACGCCGGTATTTGTGCAGGGCGCGTCCAGTAAAACGGCAGGAAAGCGGTTCGCCCACCCGGATGGGAAGGTGTGCGGATTGCTCAGGTCGAGGGGTTCGATAGAGGTGCAATCCACCCAGGGTTGGAGGCTTTCTTTGAGTCGATCAAGCCGAGGTTCCAAATCTGCAGCAACTAGGCTTTTTGGTCGTTTCGGGTTAGAGAGGATGGCTCTCGCTTTTCCGCCGGGACTTGAGCAAAGGTCGAGTACCGTTTTCGGACTGTTGGAAAGTACCATTGCTTCTGCAAGTCGTGTTGCAGGATCACGAATCGTAGTGGAACCGTCCTTGAGGGAAGCGGATAGAGCTGAACCAAGGCCTTTAGGAAGCTCGAAAAACCTCGGCCATCGGGACGGTTGGAGGCGGTTGGCCTCCGAGGGCTTCTGGTTACTGGAGCAATAAATCTTTGGCTGTCTTTGATTCCACTGGAGCAAGTCCTTAGTGGTCCTTTCTCCAAATTGTTTCGTCCAATGATCGATCAGCCATTCGGGGTGTGAGAACAAGTTGCTCAACGAGGTGCTCTGTGGGTCGTTTCGAATGGATCGAATTGCCCCGAAGGCTTTTCGCGAAACCGCGTTTGCGAAACCGGCCTGGTTCCTCCCAGAAGTTTTTTTGGCAAAGTTTACCCATGAATCAATAATCGGTGGAGCATTGATGCATTTCGCCAGGTCGATTTCAGAGAGGCAGAGGAGAAGGCAGGCTCGGAGTTTTGTTTCGGGTTTTCGCTCGACGAACTTGTTTAGAATCGAGTCGTAGAGAAGGAGGTTTCGGAGGGTGGAATTAAACAGGCGAAGGGCTCGTCTCCTCAACTGTTCAGAACCTTCAGCCGAATCTGCGTTTTCCCGAATTGATGAGGCCTTCTGGGGCGTCGTCAAGTAGCAGTTGAGCCACTGGTGAGCGAGGCTCTGACCGCTCTCGGAAAAACTGTTGTCATACTCACTCATCTAGTCACTATTATCCTTTTGTAATATTTCCAAAGAGCAGGTTGCCACAAACATTTATGGATTCAGAAACGATCGATCAGTTGATTGCTGGAGACTCAAAATTGGAGTCTTCGCGAGCAAAGTTGGAAGCGATGCAACCGGGGGCCTATTGCATTCACCGTAGTTGGGGATTTGGGAAAATCCAGAGCTACGACGCGGATGCAAACAAGCTCATAATCGATTTCGAAGAAGGTAAGGAGGGTCACGCGATGGATCCTGCCTTTTGCGTGGATAAACTCGATGTCCTTGCACCTGATGACATACTTGTCCGGAAACGCACGGAAGGCGAAGCGGTCGACGAGATGATCGACAAGGATCGGGTCGGCGTTGTGATTTCAATTCTCGGTTCCAAGGAGGATCGCCAGGCGACGGCAATTGAGATTGAACGTCAGCTGGCGTTTCTGATTCCTCAGGATCGTAAAAGGAAGAAATGGTGGACGGATACCAAGAAGGATTTGATCCGCGAGCCGAGGGTGGCCGTTCCATCGAAAAAGACGGACCCGTTCGTTTTGCGGGAGGAGGAGATTACCCCTGAAGAAGAAATCTTGGAGGAGTTTTTCGCGACGAAGAAGGCGAAACAGAAGATTCTTCTTGCTGAGAAACTTTACGCCCTATCCAAGGATAAGACCGAGCTTAAGGAACATTTGGAAAGTGTCTTGGAGACGCTTACTCGAGCCATTAAAGACACCAAACTTCTGACTCACGCTGACCGACTGCATGGTGTTTGGGTACGGAACGACCTTGCCCGCGATGATTCCACCGACATGGATGTGGAGACTCTTGAGCCGACTTCTTTCTCGATCATCGAAGAATCTGCAGAAAACTTCGAGAAGCTGGCCGATGAACTTCCCGCTGCCTACTACCATCGGTTCTTGGATTTGCTCACCCGCACGTACCCGGATAAGTGGGAGGATATCATTGTCCGACTTTTGCGGCACAGCGAAGGGAAATTCACGAGTGAATGTATTGCATTCCTCTACGAAAAAAAGAAGGAAGCGCGCGTTCAGGATTGCTTCGAACGGTGGCTCAATGAGCAGACGATGAGAGGACCCATTCTTCAATGGATCATCAAGAATCGTAACTCTCAAAAATACTCTGAGTTGATCGATGGGCTTCTGAGCCCTCGTCTTCTCAATGCGGTCTTTTACGCAATTGATCTGGAGTCCCTCCAGAACGCATCCACACGGCGGATACCACTGGCGGATGCTTTAAGTGACGATACGGAGTTGATTCCCCTCCTTTTGGATCGGGGCACGGCGGAGACGGCGAGAGATTTGGCGCAAACGCTTTTGCTGAATCAGGGTTTTGATGATTTAACGAAAAAGTCCCTCCTGGTCCGTTTCATTCG of the Verrucomicrobiota bacterium genome contains:
- a CDS encoding redoxin domain-containing protein, with product MALAVGTKAPDFTLKQKTEDGFVDVTLSDNFGKKNTVLLFFPFAFTSVCMSEMCSVRDTLNQFTELNADVFGISVDSPFTLEVMATKENISFPLLSDFNKDVAESYDVLYPDLLGLKGVAKRSAFVVNPDGEIVYTWSSDDPKNVPDFPELRAAIKA
- a CDS encoding GreA/GreB family elongation factor codes for the protein MDSETIDQLIAGDSKLESSRAKLEAMQPGAYCIHRSWGFGKIQSYDADANKLIIDFEEGKEGHAMDPAFCVDKLDVLAPDDILVRKRTEGEAVDEMIDKDRVGVVISILGSKEDRQATAIEIERQLAFLIPQDRKRKKWWTDTKKDLIREPRVAVPSKKTDPFVLREEEITPEEEILEEFFATKKAKQKILLAEKLYALSKDKTELKEHLESVLETLTRAIKDTKLLTHADRLHGVWVRNDLARDDSTDMDVETLEPTSFSIIEESAENFEKLADELPAAYYHRFLDLLTRTYPDKWEDIIVRLLRHSEGKFTSECIAFLYEKKKEARVQDCFERWLNEQTMRGPILQWIIKNRNSQKYSELIDGLLSPRLLNAVFYAIDLESLQNASTRRIPLADALSDDTELIPLLLDRGTAETARDLAQTLLLNQGFDDLTKKSLLVRFIRKYPSIQSLLEREAEAETDAGADAALTVSQDSFDAAKREYEELVGVKIPENKQAIETAKEHGDLRENAEYKMARQDQDTLLARKADLDRDLARARVTDFSDASADSVGIGSVVELLEGSSGKTRKYAILGAWDSDPDRNVLSYLTPLGQMLLAKEVGDVVETEVDGIREEWKVESLARWVDQSW
- a CDS encoding transcription antitermination factor NusB, with protein sequence MSEYDNSFSESGQSLAHQWLNCYLTTPQKASSIRENADSAEGSEQLRRRALRLFNSTLRNLLLYDSILNKFVERKPETKLRACLLLCLSEIDLAKCINAPPIIDSWVNFAKKTSGRNQAGFANAVSRKAFGAIRSIRNDPQSTSLSNLFSHPEWLIDHWTKQFGERTTKDLLQWNQRQPKIYCSSNQKPSEANRLQPSRWPRFFELPKGLGSALSASLKDGSTTIRDPATRLAEAMVLSNSPKTVLDLCSSPGGKARAILSNPKRPKSLVAADLEPRLDRLKESLQPWVDCTSIEPLDLSNPHTFPSGWANRFPAVLLDAPCTNTGVIRRKPDVKYRLSSDDLKKMPLLQQNFLREASSFVALGGNLIYSTCSIEPAENRWVVDQFLRSPDGSDFRLTGAIQTIPTVTGHDGAGVYRLLRVKGR